A window of the Acipenser ruthenus chromosome 30, fAciRut3.2 maternal haplotype, whole genome shotgun sequence genome harbors these coding sequences:
- the LOC117414365 gene encoding LOW QUALITY PROTEIN: G-patch domain and KOW motifs-containing protein (The sequence of the model RefSeq protein was modified relative to this genomic sequence to represent the inferred CDS: inserted 1 base in 1 codon): MFPISGPQQVSIGRSSQFHSGSDTQSSISSEDGKGSVSSLLGCGCSGTSLHTCCCCESQRQQEKWKSGGSQGDPNLSIPLLLMNKVPSGFEDGDKVNVDMRPESSTEADYEMVPVEAYGMAMLKGMGWKVREGIGRTFKQDVKPIEHQLRPKGXGLGADRSAIKDLDESRPKRPPKPGEESAPEEPQGLVTGSRIQQHEPVIQ; encoded by the exons ATgttccccatctctggcccacagcaggtcaGCATTGGGAGGTCCTCCCAGTTCCACTCTGGGTCCGACACCCAGTCCAGCATCTCCTCAGAGGATGGGAAGGGCTCCGTCTCCTccctcctgggctgtggatgctccggGACCTCTCTCCAcacctgctgttgctgcg AGTCCCAGAGGCAGCAGGAAAAATGGAAGAGTGGGGGAAGCCAGGGGGACCCCAATCTCTCCATCCCTCTGCTGTTGATGAACAAGGTGCCGTCCGGGTTCGAGGACGGAGACAAGGTCAACGTGGACATGCGTCCGGAATCT TCCACTGAAGCGGACTATGAAATGGTGCCAGTGGAGGCGTACGGCATGGCGATGCTGAAGGGAATGGGCTGGAAGGTGAGAGAGGGCATCGGCAGGACTTTCAAACA GGATGTGAAGCCCATAGAGCACCAGCTGCGGCCCAAGG CGGGTCTCGGAGCGGACCGCTCTGCAATCAAGGACCTGGATGAGAGCCGACCCAAGCGGCCCCCCAAACCGGGGGAGGAGAGTGCCCCGGAGGAGCCCCAGGGGCTGGTGACAGGATCACGTATCCAGCAGCACGAACCAGTCATTCAATGA